A part of Chanos chanos chromosome 9, fChaCha1.1, whole genome shotgun sequence genomic DNA contains:
- the LOC115821617 gene encoding metalloreductase STEAP4: MISMKAPASRKSEMGTVCIFGTGDFGRSLGMRLLQSGYRVVFGSRVPKSSTLLPQGSEVMTHAEAAKEAQVIFVTVQREHYDFLTSLTPILQGKVLVDVSNNLKKGLYPQSNAEYLSSLVPGAAVVKAFNTISAWALQSGGLDANRQVYVCGDQPEAKQAVVDVAHSLGLTALDRGSLRAAGEVEDIPLELFPLWRLPLGIATGLTAFFFFYLLIRDVIYARVEKGTDISYRIIISLANKVFPIVSLVMLSLCYLPGVIAAFVQLYNGTKYRRFPDWLDRWMRCRKQLGLLALGFAVLHVLYTCVISIRYNVKHQNNADLIAQIKNNETSELDLTEAWGTDSFLTLGILGFALYLLLGITSIPSVGSSLNWREFRFVQSKLGHLTLLVCTAHGLLYGWNKFLKVSTYKWYTPPGFMLCLVIPCSVLVLKMIVILPCVDRPLTRIRQGWERKRRVVSHEKDILDSQF; this comes from the exons ATGATATCCATGAAGGCACCAGCCTCGAGGAAGAGCGAGATGGGTACGGTGTGTATCTTTGGGACAGGAGACTTTGGCCGCTCTTTGGGGATGCGTCTTCTCCAGTCTGGTTACAGAGTTGTGTTCGGCTCCCGAGTCCCAAAGAGTTCCACTTTGCTGCCCCAAGGTTCAGAGGTCATGACCCATGCAGAAGCCGCTAAAGAAGCGCAGGTCATTTTTGTGACGGTGCAACGGGAGCACTATGACTTCTTGACCTCTCTGACCCCCATTCTTCAAGGGAAGGTGCTGGTGGACGTCAGTAACAACCTGAAGAAAGGTCTTTACCCACAATCCAATGCTGAATACCTGAGTAGTCTGGTACCCGGAGCAGCTGTGGTCAAAGCATTCAACACCATTTCAGCCTGGGCACTGCAGTCAGGGGGACTGGATGCCAACAGACAG GTctatgtgtgtggagatcagcCTGAGGCGAAACAGGCAGTGGTGGACGTCGCCCACAGTCTGGGTTTGACTGCCCTGGACAGGGGCTCCCTACGAGCGGCCGGAGAAGTGGAGGATATTCCCCTGGAGCTCTTCCCACTCTGGAGACTTCCTCTAGGCATCGCCACAGGCCTGactgccttcttcttcttctacctTCTCATACGCGACGTCATCTACGCACGAGTCGAAAAAGGAACAGACATCTCCTACCGTATCATCATCTCCCTGGCCAATAAAGTCTTCCCCATCGTCTCCTTGGTGATGCTGTCGCTATGCTACCTGCCGGGTGTCATCGCGGCGTTCGTGCAGCTTTACAACGGCACCAAATACCGCCGCTTCCCTGATTGGTTGGATCGCTGGATGCGGTGCAGGAAGCAGTTGGGTCTGTTGGCGTTGGGTTTCGCTGTTCTTCACGTTCTCTACACTTGTGTCATCTCGATCAGATACAACGTTAAACATCAGAACAACGCAGACCTTATAGCACAA atcaaaaacaatgaaacatcTGAACTGGACCTTACTGAGGCGTGGGGGACTGATTCCTTCCTCACGCTCGGGATTCTGGGATTTGCCCTCTACCTTTTGTTGGGAATAACATCCATCCCGTCTGTTGGCAGTAGCCTGAACTGGAGGGAATTCCGCTTTGTCCAG TCCAAATTGGGCCATTTGACATTGCTGGTTTGCACAGCGCATGGTCTGCTATATGGATGGAATAAGTTCCTGAAAGTTTCCACGTACAAGTGGTACACCCCTCCCGGCTTCATGCTGTGTCTGGTGATACCATGTTCTGTTCTGGTTCTGAAGATGATCGTTATCTTGCCATGCGTGGACAGACCCCTCACCCGTATACGGCAAGgctgggagaggaagaggagggtggtcTCTCACGAAAAAGACATTTTGGACTCTCAGTTTTGA